Proteins encoded in a region of the Anas acuta chromosome 13, bAnaAcu1.1, whole genome shotgun sequence genome:
- the LOC137863477 gene encoding uncharacterized protein isoform X11, with the protein MEASWMLPGGWSIAASDPAESVAAEGAQPSWRFESTCGSLPCPSQAVSCLAAEMTELWAEEGSSVTMHAPAIRNISLVEWEYIRENIPKLILRYYAESQSVTIYPAYKGRVVFYQNNGSLVLQKLRETDSGIYKATVNSMQDKATTTTLRVIGLTPSTCAAQKMTAAALVLTAISAVLFVIHLSQLGKLRLGKEAWEWLMMSILGLLCTSSLLLLPVSVIWMQEDGHSAAFILLGLFLSPGIVAMALTAVVMAPCRPAVLTHFRSRGWHRVILCITATMLVVNLLFTSLLLRGFHQLHERGCSEAVNLTIGFVIPAVAVLSMLLLLFLWYYKKNQERQQQPDP; encoded by the exons ATGGAAGCCAGCTGGATGCTGCCAGGAG GCTGGTCCATCGCTGCTAGTGACCCTGCTGAGAGCGTTGCTGCAGAAGGAGCTCAACCCTCGTGGCGGTTTGAAAGCACCTGTGGCTCTTTGCCATGTCCTTCGCAGGCT gtGTCCTGTCTTGCAGCAGAAATGACAGAGCTCTGGGCAGAGGAAGGATCCTCTGTCACGATGCACGCACCGGCTATCAGGAACATCAGCTTGGTCGAGTGGGAATACATAAGAGAGAACATCCCCAAATTAATCCTGCGGTACTACGCAGAATCGCAGTCAGTAACCATTTATCCAGCTTACAAAGGCAGAGTGGTTTTCTACCAAAACAACGGCTCCCTTGTCCTGCAGAAGCTGCGAGAGACGGACAGTGGCATCTATAAAGCAACAGTTAACTCGATGCAggacaaagcaacaacaaccaCTCTTAGAGTGATCG GTCTTACACCTTCTACCTGTGCTGCACAGAAGATGACCGCTGCTGCGCTGGTGCTCACTGCCATCTCTGCCGTCCTCTTCGTTATCCATCTCTCTCAGCTGGGGAAGCTCAGACTCG GAAAGGAAGCGTGGGAATGGTTAATGATGTCcatcctggggctgctgtgcacctcttctctcctcctgtTGCCTGTCTCTGTCATCTGGATGCAGGAAGATG GTCATTCTGCTGCCTTCATCCTGCTCGGGCTTTTCCTCTCACCTGGGATCGTGGCCATGGCACTGACGGCGGTGGTGATGGCGCCGTGCAGACCAGCAGTGCTCACACACTTCAGGTCCAGAGGCT ggCACCGTGTCATCCTGTGCATTACAGCCACAATGCTGGTAGTCAACCTGCTGTtcaccagcctcctgctgcgCGGCTTCCATCAGCTCCACG AGCGGGGCTGCTCAGAGGCTGTCAATCTGACCATTGGCTTCGTCATTCCTGCTGTGGCAGTCCTCtccatgctgctgctcctcttcctgTGGT